aatatgttttttacttaaaataattgttattttaataaattaatgacatatttaataacacatttatgtatttaattccaattttaattaattaatgacatatttaattccaattttaactaattaatgacatatttaattatttaatgatatatttatttaataacacatttaagtatttaattccaattttaattaattaatgacatatttaattccaattttaattaattaatgaaatatttaattccaattttaattaattaatgacatatttaattaattatttaatgatgtatttatttatttaattttggcacttttagtcctccatagttTTCATACCGTGGTTTTATTAGAGTAAAAGGTGAATTTCTCCGTCCGTGGGTAGCTGTAATACTATATGTGACCTACGGGGGCGCTGAAGCGGAGGCTCTGCTGTTTGTCTCCGCTGAGGACCTTCTTTGTTTTAACTTGTTGATgccaaacacaaacaaagccgGAAGTTCTGCTGTTTCAGAGCAGTTGAGGATGAAAAATCTGAGTTGATATGGAGCCTGTCTTTTCGCGGTTTGACTCTTATAACTTCGAGGCTGATCAGCGGTTTGTGGACGgtctgaaatctttaaacaagtCCGAAGAAACCGACCTGCAGGACCTCAAACTGTTCTTCTACAACAGGTAGAGACTTACATACTTACATTATTTACATACATACAACTTCACATGTATATCCGGATCTAAATGTAAATGAACTTGGACACATATTTGTATACTGCTAAATGTTTCCCCCTTTATTCCAATGCTATTGTGTAtttcttctctttcattttatgttttgttaccTAAAACAAACTTGAAAATCAATAAGTAATATTGAACAAGCTTTTGAGATTGACTCCAgtgtttccattttctgctttaCTGCAATTCATAACAAACTGTCAGATCGAACACGACTATATACAGAGAGGTCATATCTGGTGTAGATTATTGAGAGTCTTGATCTGCAAAACTTCAGGTCTGTGAGAAGCGAGATTTCATTGCTTTGGCCTGAAGACCACATTCAACCAggttcaaaacaaaaaaaaagcattgtaTATAAACTGCACTAAATTGTCCCAGAGAGGTACAAGAACACAGACTGTggtttatgacatttttattctctctgtaaaatgagaaaaagggATTTTACTGCTTTGTTGTCATCCATGTTTGACCCCAGTCAGATCTAATGCTACTGCATATAGACTCTGTAATAAAGATTATCAGGACGTGTTGTTCTGATTACTGTGAGCATGTAAATAGACTGTtaacagataaaacaaaaatgctcCTGGAATGACTTTAATTACAGTAGTTGAATCAGTGCAGTTCTATTTGCAATCTAGTACTTCCATCTACATTATAGTATGGACCATAGCAGCACCAGGATCTGTCACTTTTTTCACCAGCGATTGTATAGAAGCACATTTGAAGGTAATTTATAAGATGTATGTATTTCAATTCTTAAATAATAGGAAACTAACTCTTGTTTGCTATTcagttttttaatcttttgtcTCCTGTCTGTCACCTCCAGGTTCATTGAGCCCATAGACCGAACCAGCTACAAACAGTGGAGCTCTTCATCTCCTCGTGTCTCCTCATCCTCAGGCTTCGCTGTTGATCAGCTGGACCAGAAGACGCCTCCACATTCAGACTTTGATGTCagtaaaaaccaaacagaagcATCTGCGCATGCAGAGACACAGCAGCTTTCCTTTGCGGAGGTGATGCGACTCATTCAGGAGGGAAAGGAAGTGCCTGGAGTGAAAAAACTGGACATACAGCCAAGCAACCAGAGTCCTACACCTTCTCAGATGGTGCGGATACTGAAACCTTGGGAAACAGCATCGTCTTCCAAGTGACTTTTCACTCTTTACAGCACCGTGCAGATAAAAGTGTGTAAATAAAGAACATGATGAAGTTTAACCAAATGTCGCTTTAgattgtttctctttgtttagATGGACATGCCAGCTTTGTGAAAATGGTGGTGTCATGTTGATGGAGAACGGTGACCTTGGACAGCCAGAAAATATTTAGCATTCGACTTGGAAATAGCTACTAAGCACAATCTCTCTGTTATGCCTACAGtacatttgtattttctgtttaaagcaTTTCATTTGAACCTTAGGAGAATATGTGTCAGCTGGACAGAAGAATCAAACTCAAGCAACAAGCTGTGTTTTGCTGTgacatacagtatacaacagaggTGAGTACACACCCTGCAATATCACCTTACTGTAACTGCATTACTTCTAAGATTACCAGTCGGGTATTTGTCCCTTTTcaaaagtaaaaactaaaagttcaaatttactatattaaaaatacaggtcCCACATTAGAaattcaatgcaacaaaagtcagtacaTCTGTCATTGCTAagattcatccatccatccattatctatacaccgcttaatcctcactagggtcgcggggggggctggagtctatcccagctgactcgggcgaaggcaggggacaccctagacaggtcgccagtctgtcgcagggctacatatatagacaaacaatcactctcacattcacacctacgggcaatttagaataatcaattaacctcagcatatttttggactgtgggaggaagccggagtacccggagaaaacccacgcatgcacagggagaacatgcaaactccatgcagaaagatcccgggaaagccgggacgcgaaccagggatcttcttgctgcaaggcgaaagtgctaaccactacgccactgtgcagccctgctaAGAttcaaatctttatttttttttttttttatgatggaCTCAGCCATCCTCAGC
The nucleotide sequence above comes from Amphiprion ocellaris isolate individual 3 ecotype Okinawa chromosome 8, ASM2253959v1, whole genome shotgun sequence. Encoded proteins:
- the LOC111572138 gene encoding uncharacterized protein LOC111572138 produces the protein MEPVFSRFDSYNFEADQRFVDGLKSLNKSEETDLQDLKLFFYNRFIEPIDRTSYKQWSSSSPRVSSSSGFAVDQLDQKTPPHSDFDVSKNQTEASAHAETQQLSFAEVMRLIQEGKEVPGVKKLDIQPSNQSPTPSQMVRILKPWETASSSK